In Aminobacterium sp. MB27-C1, a single genomic region encodes these proteins:
- the rpoD gene encoding RNA polymerase sigma factor RpoD gives MENKKKQTKRDVTKEELAVYMNKVRELIQEGQNKGYVTQKDIEKYIPIEFWSAEVLENVVANLMEMGIEVTDDEGKEKGQHIAEEEALAQPSVDGEIGKLDDIPLTDPVRMYLREIGKVPLLEPEEEVALAKQVEAGSEVAKQKIIDANLRLVVSIAKKYIGRGMLFLDLIQEGNLGLIRAVEKFDYRKGFKFSTYATWWIRQAITRAIADQARTIRVPVHMVETINKMVRVSRQLVQKLGREPSDEEIAAEMEIEASKVEEIRRIAQLPVSLETPIGEEEDSQLGDFIEDRDLPSPEESAASHLLHEQIDEMLEALSEREREVLQYRFGLEDGRSYTLEEVGKRFGVTRERIRQIEAKALRKLRHPSRSKKLRDFLD, from the coding sequence ATGGAGAACAAAAAAAAGCAAACTAAAAGAGACGTTACAAAAGAAGAGCTTGCTGTTTATATGAATAAGGTGCGAGAACTTATTCAAGAGGGACAAAATAAGGGATATGTGACCCAAAAAGATATTGAAAAATACATCCCCATAGAATTTTGGAGTGCGGAAGTACTTGAGAATGTTGTAGCAAATCTTATGGAGATGGGGATTGAAGTAACTGATGATGAAGGAAAAGAAAAAGGGCAGCATATAGCTGAAGAAGAAGCTCTTGCTCAACCCTCTGTCGATGGTGAAATAGGTAAACTTGATGATATACCATTGACAGATCCTGTCCGCATGTACTTGCGAGAAATTGGAAAAGTTCCCCTTCTAGAACCAGAAGAGGAAGTTGCATTGGCGAAGCAGGTGGAGGCAGGTAGTGAAGTGGCTAAGCAGAAGATCATTGATGCTAACCTTCGCCTTGTTGTGAGCATTGCAAAAAAATATATCGGGCGTGGAATGTTATTCCTTGATTTAATACAGGAAGGGAACCTGGGACTTATTCGTGCTGTAGAAAAATTTGATTATCGAAAAGGTTTTAAATTCAGTACTTATGCGACGTGGTGGATACGTCAGGCTATTACTCGTGCCATTGCCGATCAGGCAAGAACAATCAGGGTTCCAGTTCATATGGTGGAGACAATAAATAAAATGGTAAGGGTTTCGAGGCAGCTCGTTCAAAAACTGGGGCGGGAGCCGTCAGATGAAGAAATAGCGGCCGAGATGGAAATCGAAGCTTCTAAAGTTGAAGAAATCAGACGTATTGCCCAGCTGCCTGTTTCTCTTGAAACACCCATTGGAGAAGAAGAAGATAGCCAACTTGGAGATTTTATTGAGGATAGGGATTTACCGAGCCCGGAAGAATCAGCAGCAAGTCATTTGCTTCATGAACAAATAGATGAAATGTTAGAGGCTCTTTCAGAGAGGGAGAGAGAGGTTCTTCAATATCGCTTTGGTTTGGAAGATGGACGTTCATATACACTTGAAGAAGTTGGTAAACGTTTTGGTGTTACGCGGGAAAGAATTCGTCAAATAGAGGCAAAGGCCTTACGAAAATTGAGGCACCCCAGCCGGAGTAAAAAATTAAGAGATTTTCTTGATTAA
- a CDS encoding PQ-loop domain-containing transporter, with the protein MIGKIFEALMVICFGLAWPASICKSWKSKSTGGKSLSFLFIILTGYAAGIVHVVLDYEGFSWILILYGLNAIMVGIDTCLYFRNKRIESQLEK; encoded by the coding sequence ATGATTGGTAAGATTTTCGAAGCGCTTATGGTGATTTGTTTTGGATTGGCGTGGCCTGCATCGATTTGTAAGTCATGGAAATCTAAAAGTACGGGAGGTAAGAGTCTTTCTTTCCTTTTTATTATTTTAACAGGGTATGCGGCAGGTATAGTGCATGTGGTCTTAGATTATGAAGGTTTTAGCTGGATTCTCATTTTATATGGATTAAATGCTATTATGGTAGGTATTGATACGTGCCTTTATTTCAGGAATAAAAGGATTGAATCTCAATTAGAAAAATAG
- a CDS encoding DUF6305 family protein, which translates to MKMNLKTSLLLGVVCLFAILNVAGAGIAAETPTVEAPIIVTTCGQSPGAVMVKMSLMQAKLAPVESNNTIAASELKGKGYKTLIVTTGTSGKGMGAAGTNVNKEIARCKEVIEAAKAEGIIVITAHVEGMARRTDSADQASIDEIIPLGDAILIVTNSNTDGYFTKLAEENNKPLIEAKDALAIGTSLKELSK; encoded by the coding sequence ATGAAAATGAATCTAAAAACTTCCCTACTTTTAGGAGTGGTCTGTCTCTTTGCCATTCTTAATGTAGCTGGAGCTGGTATAGCAGCAGAAACACCCACTGTTGAAGCTCCTATTATTGTAACAACCTGTGGACAAAGCCCAGGTGCGGTAATGGTAAAGATGTCTCTTATGCAAGCTAAGCTGGCACCTGTAGAGAGTAATAATACCATTGCAGCAAGCGAGTTAAAGGGCAAAGGTTACAAGACTCTTATCGTGACTACCGGTACAAGCGGCAAAGGAATGGGTGCTGCAGGCACTAACGTCAACAAAGAAATAGCACGATGCAAAGAAGTTATTGAAGCTGCAAAAGCCGAAGGGATTATTGTTATTACTGCCCACGTAGAAGGAATGGCTCGTCGTACAGATAGTGCCGACCAAGCTTCTATAGATGAAATCATTCCCCTTGGAGATGCAATACTTATCGTTACAAACAGTAATACCGATGGTTATTTTACAAAATTAGCCGAAGAAAATAATAAACCTCTGATTGAAGCCAAAGATGCTCTTGCCATTGGCACAAGCTTGAAAGAGTTAAGCAAATAG
- a CDS encoding dipeptidase produces the protein MKKLRPGILVVFTVLLVSFMSLSAWGCTDIVVGKKASADGSVITSHTADGAFYDARVRTIPGKTFPAGSKADVFWNIGMDEDSEPVKIGEIPQVEKTYTYFHVGYPFMNEHGVAIGETTIGQKEELKTFRPDARAILTIEQLEILALQRAKTAREAIKVIGELAEKYGFLPSCGTEGECLTITDSEEAWIFEIRSAGFMWTPDSGKPGAVWAAQRVPDDCVVVVPNMSRIREININDKDNFMAAKNYKQLAIDNGWYDPNGDKPFIWQEAYSPLTGNEDWSLSSMWIRNRLYTLYSQLDPTREWDPYAETMSYPFAIKPQKKLSVQDVMTMLRSHMEETPFDMEAEKAWYVREGDKMVKSPLATPFVTKDMRNLLKIPYSRPISKWDCAYSFVSQARSGYPAPVRTVLWFGYDNPHTTCYVPIYSGVLETRQSWRTFDRNSFNLSSAQWGFILADDLVNHRYQEAMEDLKAVRNPLEQNFAKQVLEVDKKALELAKKDSSKAQEYVTKFTNECMEKTEKAWWQLNWDLITKYNNNRKK, from the coding sequence GTGAAAAAGTTACGCCCTGGAATACTTGTAGTCTTTACGGTTCTCCTTGTCTCTTTTATGTCTCTCTCTGCCTGGGGTTGCACTGACATAGTGGTAGGGAAAAAAGCCTCTGCTGATGGATCCGTTATTACGTCCCATACCGCAGATGGCGCTTTTTATGATGCAAGAGTTCGTACAATACCGGGGAAAACCTTCCCTGCAGGAAGTAAGGCCGATGTCTTTTGGAATATTGGAATGGATGAAGACTCTGAACCTGTAAAAATAGGAGAAATTCCTCAAGTAGAAAAGACATACACTTATTTTCATGTAGGTTATCCTTTCATGAATGAGCATGGGGTTGCTATTGGTGAAACTACTATTGGACAAAAAGAAGAACTAAAAACTTTTCGTCCTGATGCACGTGCGATACTGACAATAGAACAACTGGAAATTCTTGCACTACAAAGGGCTAAAACAGCCCGTGAAGCCATTAAAGTTATTGGCGAACTTGCAGAAAAATATGGATTCCTTCCTTCTTGCGGCACCGAAGGAGAATGTCTAACGATTACAGATTCAGAAGAAGCCTGGATTTTTGAAATTCGTAGCGCAGGATTTATGTGGACTCCAGATAGTGGCAAGCCAGGTGCTGTATGGGCTGCACAGAGAGTTCCAGATGATTGTGTTGTTGTCGTCCCTAATATGAGCCGCATTAGAGAAATTAACATCAATGACAAAGACAACTTCATGGCTGCCAAGAACTATAAGCAATTGGCTATTGATAACGGCTGGTATGATCCTAACGGTGATAAGCCCTTTATTTGGCAAGAAGCTTATTCTCCTCTCACTGGAAATGAAGATTGGTCTTTATCGTCTATGTGGATACGTAATAGGCTTTACACACTTTATAGCCAGCTAGATCCAACTAGAGAATGGGATCCTTATGCAGAAACCATGTCTTATCCCTTTGCAATTAAACCTCAAAAGAAACTTTCCGTACAAGATGTAATGACAATGTTACGTAGTCATATGGAAGAAACTCCTTTCGACATGGAAGCAGAAAAAGCATGGTATGTCCGAGAAGGAGACAAAATGGTAAAAAGTCCTCTTGCAACGCCATTTGTAACAAAAGATATGCGAAACCTCTTAAAAATCCCTTATAGCAGACCTATTTCAAAATGGGATTGTGCTTATAGTTTTGTTTCACAGGCTCGATCTGGTTATCCCGCACCTGTAAGAACGGTACTTTGGTTTGGTTACGATAACCCACATACTACATGTTACGTTCCGATCTACTCGGGTGTTCTTGAAACAAGACAAAGCTGGAGAACTTTTGATCGTAACTCCTTTAACCTTAGCTCTGCACAGTGGGGATTCATTTTAGCTGATGATCTCGTGAATCACCGCTATCAAGAAGCTATGGAAGACTTAAAAGCAGTAAGAAATCCTTTGGAGCAAAACTTTGCAAAACAAGTATTAGAAGTAGACAAGAAAGCCCTGGAACTCGCTAAAAAGGATTCGTCTAAAGCACAAGAATATGTAACTAAATTTACAAACGAATGCATGGAAAAAACAGAAAAGGCATGGTGGCAACTTAATTGGGATTTAATAACAAAATATAACAATAACAGGAAAAAATAG
- a CDS encoding PAS domain-containing protein, whose translation MNGSVAYPQKGMVLLVKEYLKGEESLEQILYEWGYAVLVVSDLKEALLLAKQGSPFIVFVGLSLARDVEKIELIKQLGRLSLMGVAFVVDCFSEATYSLAREIKGGMFLFPPIEEGKVRSLITNLLPEFDKSLPSLRQKSMSGESEDVMPIAVWTQDFSVQKKFLEEIFPIDSKKSIHTFLLENRHILHACIALSRIVDADSRTLDFFSVSSVHELQSLFQSSFSSEGEIFNIALFEALLKGERFFEKDIFLTLPDGTSSASVLIRWSVPYGRTDYTNVHVVALDVSSIKQSVFELELQKKKFERIFQSSPAGIAILDPSLKAMEVNDAFVHMFGFSSKDEIMGKSVSDFIVPSKYMAQSLSICQMVLNGKKVFLETQRCRKDGQIIDVFLNSSPVTMPGGIVAICYLYTDISEKKRGETLLKRKLKVEQMVSEISAEILNYPSLENAIRSSLHKMALYIDADRVSYLVKRHGKISFSSEWRRRDIPPMKAFYDGDEDVFLLNSDSWFCANLDRGEAFSIENKNILPREAIHTLNFMKRHNVESLLVIPYRFRGEVNGFILFERIENYFNWSKDELSLFNLFAEMLSSLKDRDAAYEMLHQDREKYQRLFLQLQEPFMLFDVLYDKLGQLADVRFIEINEQARLFLEKKGYGDIVGRSLLDVFSVEDLVFKNAMKNVIETGEPQTLSFNSMLLNCTMTLSYFVPQKGQLAILISHISESSEKGRKA comes from the coding sequence ATGAACGGATCAGTAGCGTATCCTCAAAAGGGAATGGTATTGCTTGTTAAAGAGTATCTCAAAGGAGAGGAATCTTTAGAGCAAATTCTTTATGAGTGGGGATATGCTGTGCTTGTTGTTTCTGACCTAAAAGAAGCTTTATTATTAGCAAAACAGGGGTCTCCTTTTATTGTTTTTGTAGGTCTGTCTTTGGCTAGAGACGTAGAAAAAATAGAATTGATTAAACAGTTAGGGCGGCTTTCTTTGATGGGAGTTGCCTTTGTAGTCGATTGTTTTAGTGAAGCAACATATAGTTTAGCTCGGGAAATTAAGGGGGGAATGTTTCTTTTCCCCCCCATTGAAGAGGGAAAAGTTCGATCACTTATAACAAACCTTCTTCCGGAGTTCGATAAATCTTTACCTTCTCTACGTCAAAAATCCATGTCTGGAGAAAGTGAGGATGTTATGCCTATAGCTGTGTGGACTCAGGATTTTTCTGTTCAAAAAAAATTTTTGGAAGAAATTTTTCCTATTGATTCAAAAAAAAGTATACATACGTTTTTGCTTGAAAATCGCCATATCCTTCATGCTTGCATAGCCCTTTCTCGCATTGTAGATGCAGATAGCAGAACCCTAGACTTTTTTAGCGTCTCTTCTGTTCATGAATTGCAATCTCTTTTTCAAAGTTCTTTTTCAAGCGAAGGGGAAATATTTAATATTGCTCTGTTCGAAGCTCTCTTAAAAGGAGAACGTTTTTTTGAAAAGGATATTTTCCTTACCCTTCCCGATGGAACTTCTTCTGCTTCCGTCTTGATTCGGTGGTCGGTCCCTTATGGGAGGACTGATTATACGAATGTTCACGTTGTAGCTCTTGATGTTTCATCTATTAAGCAAAGTGTTTTTGAATTAGAGTTGCAAAAGAAAAAATTTGAGAGAATTTTTCAGAGTTCGCCTGCAGGAATTGCCATATTGGATCCTTCTCTAAAGGCAATGGAAGTTAACGATGCTTTTGTTCATATGTTTGGCTTTTCTAGCAAAGATGAAATTATGGGAAAATCCGTAAGTGACTTTATTGTCCCATCAAAGTATATGGCCCAGTCTTTGTCCATTTGCCAAATGGTTCTTAATGGGAAAAAAGTTTTTTTGGAAACGCAACGATGTCGTAAAGATGGTCAAATTATCGATGTTTTCTTGAACTCTTCTCCGGTGACAATGCCTGGTGGTATTGTTGCTATATGTTATCTTTATACGGATATTTCAGAAAAGAAACGGGGAGAAACTCTTTTAAAACGAAAATTGAAAGTTGAGCAGATGGTTTCAGAAATATCAGCTGAGATTTTGAATTACCCTTCTTTAGAAAACGCTATTCGTAGTTCACTTCATAAAATGGCATTGTATATTGATGCAGACAGAGTTTCATATCTTGTCAAACGTCATGGAAAAATTTCTTTTTCCTCGGAATGGCGCAGAAGAGATATCCCCCCAATGAAGGCGTTTTATGATGGAGATGAGGATGTTTTTCTCCTTAATTCGGACTCATGGTTTTGTGCCAATCTTGATCGGGGAGAAGCTTTTTCCATAGAAAATAAGAATATTTTGCCTCGGGAGGCCATACATACCTTAAACTTCATGAAACGACATAACGTAGAGTCTCTTCTTGTCATTCCCTATCGTTTTCGTGGAGAGGTGAACGGATTTATCCTTTTCGAGAGAATAGAAAATTATTTTAATTGGTCTAAAGATGAATTATCCCTGTTCAACCTTTTTGCTGAGATGCTTTCAAGCCTTAAAGATAGGGATGCTGCCTATGAAATGCTTCATCAAGATAGAGAGAAGTATCAACGACTTTTTTTACAGCTTCAAGAACCTTTTATGCTTTTTGATGTCTTGTATGACAAATTAGGGCAGTTAGCAGATGTGCGTTTTATAGAAATCAATGAACAGGCCAGACTTTTTTTGGAGAAAAAAGGGTATGGTGATATAGTGGGGCGTTCCCTTTTGGATGTGTTTTCCGTAGAAGATTTAGTTTTTAAAAATGCGATGAAAAATGTTATTGAGACAGGAGAACCGCAAACTTTAAGTTTTAATAGTATGCTTTTAAATTGCACGATGACTCTGAGCTATTTTGTTCCTCAAAAAGGACAATTGGCTATTCTGATTTCTCATATTTCTGAAAGCAGCGAAAAGGGGAGGAAGGCATGA
- a CDS encoding C4-dicarboxylate ABC transporter produces the protein MFTHSVVILLVIAVAFIIPKVMKLSTELSMFVAALAGAAAHSIMLSVTGSPHNPVALLPIRHIVEGAFTYFDVCLIFLTATFFMALLRESGGVAFIVRKIVSTFHSRRTICLLLLTFVLLLPGALTGSGATTVLTVGALVGSVLAAMGVDETKRAAIIFLGAAMSAAAPPINLWAMMAAAGANMPYVGFGKPLFVLSVAGALFSMFWLAGRGTKKIDLDQALANLPEAPEGQNWFRVLAPFILLLACVIAGRIWFFSLPVLGLPLLFMVASFAVVLLSPRKLQFWSIACSTVHGLLPLVGIMVVVGVLIQIMALSGARGLISLAVVTLPLGVLYLTLCIILPLSEGLVQYAVAPLLGVPLIMLFNMRGLDPIIALSAMAVIWPLGDCLPPTAVVGRATVMELGYKGRYFGDFVKACLVPMAFIAILGTLFLIFSTRLSFLGG, from the coding sequence ATGTTCACACACTCAGTAGTAATTTTATTAGTCATAGCCGTGGCTTTCATCATTCCGAAAGTCATGAAGCTGAGCACGGAGCTTTCGATGTTCGTAGCAGCCTTGGCAGGAGCTGCCGCCCACTCCATCATGCTCAGCGTAACGGGAAGTCCCCACAATCCCGTGGCCCTTCTTCCCATTCGTCACATTGTGGAAGGCGCTTTCACCTACTTTGATGTCTGCCTCATTTTTCTCACGGCTACCTTCTTCATGGCCCTTCTTCGGGAAAGTGGCGGCGTCGCCTTTATTGTTCGGAAGATCGTTTCGACCTTCCATTCAAGACGAACCATCTGCCTTTTGCTGCTCACCTTCGTGTTGCTTCTTCCCGGAGCCCTGACCGGTTCCGGTGCAACAACGGTTCTTACCGTAGGAGCCCTCGTCGGTTCTGTTCTGGCTGCCATGGGTGTCGATGAAACGAAACGGGCGGCCATCATCTTTTTAGGAGCAGCCATGAGCGCTGCCGCTCCTCCTATCAACCTCTGGGCCATGATGGCTGCCGCTGGTGCCAACATGCCCTACGTGGGATTCGGCAAACCGCTGTTTGTCCTTTCCGTTGCCGGAGCGCTCTTCTCCATGTTCTGGCTTGCAGGACGAGGAACGAAGAAGATCGATCTCGACCAGGCTCTGGCCAATCTTCCGGAAGCGCCGGAAGGACAAAACTGGTTCAGAGTTCTTGCCCCATTCATTCTGCTGTTGGCTTGCGTTATTGCGGGACGAATCTGGTTCTTCTCACTGCCCGTACTGGGATTGCCCCTGCTCTTCATGGTCGCTTCTTTCGCAGTGGTGCTTCTCAGCCCGCGCAAACTTCAGTTCTGGTCTATCGCCTGTTCCACCGTTCACGGCCTTCTTCCTCTCGTAGGCATCATGGTGGTTGTAGGTGTACTTATACAGATTATGGCCCTGAGCGGAGCGAGAGGGCTCATCTCCCTAGCGGTGGTTACCCTTCCCCTGGGAGTGCTCTACCTCACCCTCTGCATTATTCTGCCCCTCTCTGAGGGACTGGTGCAGTATGCTGTTGCTCCGTTGCTGGGCGTACCGCTCATCATGCTCTTCAACATGCGCGGTCTCGACCCCATCATCGCCTTATCGGCCATGGCGGTCATATGGCCTCTGGGAGACTGTTTGCCGCCAACCGCCGTCGTGGGACGGGCCACAGTTATGGAACTGGGGTATAAGGGACGGTATTTCGGGGATTTTGTGAAAGCCTGTCTGGTGCCCATGGCCTTCATCGCCATCTTGGGAACGCTCTTTCTCATCTTCAGCACCAGACTGTCATTTCTTGGAGGCTAG
- a CDS encoding cupin domain-containing protein has product MIIYKDKQQVQQKCNASDGEGILHCLYAIPKGTGFSGSSFYMIGTMTLEAGASIGTHFHEDDEECYVILKGKGRYEDNDGSFHEVKAGDVTLTFRGEKHSLVNVDKDPLVFLAIIVK; this is encoded by the coding sequence ATGATTATTTATAAAGACAAGCAGCAGGTGCAACAAAAATGTAACGCTTCTGATGGAGAGGGGATATTACATTGTCTCTATGCCATTCCCAAAGGGACGGGGTTTTCTGGTAGCTCTTTTTACATGATAGGTACAATGACTTTGGAGGCTGGGGCCTCTATAGGAACACATTTTCACGAAGATGATGAAGAGTGTTATGTAATTTTAAAAGGCAAGGGACGCTATGAAGATAACGATGGTTCTTTTCATGAAGTAAAAGCTGGAGATGTAACTCTGACATTTAGAGGTGAAAAACATAGCCTTGTAAATGTGGATAAAGATCCTTTGGTGTTTTTGGCCATAATCGTTAAATAG